One Verrucomicrobiaceae bacterium genomic window carries:
- a CDS encoding right-handed parallel beta-helix repeat-containing protein: MRYFLALFLLSHAPAADLSVSAYPSIQAALDANPNRMLFVPAGDYPISTKIRVRGDRSGLFGPGRIIQQNADQPIIEVENASQAEIRDLTLTRPEGSMETKNEGILAIGCRDLVIDHVSVIDNHTRSGAIMLRECQNSRISRCLVKNYMRVTVDDRTASHEWGYAFNCTDGTGLSISYSTGTLIEGNRIIEERMIPTPEIKAKHKLGDYVKKNAVKGTFLSQQAWDAGYTDNWQQGSGLIVTAPDKSDLTRILGNHIENAAQGIDLHTDHVIVSNNIIVNSFMGMKAMHGSRNVLITSNQFIKNCLWAIGLMPGAAANAENSDGGSIIANNIISDFGHGDAQWIWGKERSPFKFDNGQQADDPPLTSVLVTGNIIHSIGQPRYKYAVIIAGGPSGPQDMHFTSNLFPKGTQGVANSELKP; encoded by the coding sequence ATGCGCTATTTCCTCGCTCTTTTTCTTCTCTCTCATGCTCCCGCGGCAGATCTGTCCGTCAGCGCCTATCCGTCGATTCAGGCCGCTTTGGATGCGAATCCGAACCGCATGCTTTTCGTGCCAGCGGGAGATTATCCGATCAGCACAAAAATTCGTGTGCGGGGTGATCGCAGTGGGCTTTTTGGCCCTGGGCGCATCATTCAGCAAAATGCTGATCAACCCATCATCGAAGTCGAAAATGCATCTCAGGCCGAAATCCGTGATCTGACGCTCACACGGCCAGAGGGGAGTATGGAGACAAAAAACGAGGGTATTTTGGCAATCGGATGCCGCGACCTCGTCATCGACCATGTGAGTGTGATCGACAATCACACACGCTCGGGAGCCATCATGCTGCGAGAATGCCAAAATAGCCGCATCAGCCGCTGTCTGGTGAAAAACTACATGCGTGTGACTGTGGATGACCGCACCGCGAGCCATGAATGGGGCTACGCATTCAACTGCACCGACGGCACAGGCCTCAGCATCAGCTACAGCACCGGCACGCTGATCGAGGGGAACCGCATTATCGAGGAGCGAATGATCCCGACCCCAGAGATCAAAGCGAAACACAAACTGGGGGATTACGTGAAGAAAAACGCCGTCAAAGGCACTTTCCTGAGCCAACAAGCATGGGACGCAGGCTACACCGATAACTGGCAGCAAGGCAGCGGCCTCATCGTCACAGCACCGGATAAGAGCGATCTCACCCGAATCCTGGGCAACCACATCGAAAACGCTGCCCAGGGCATCGACCTGCACACAGATCACGTCATCGTTAGCAACAACATCATCGTGAACTCTTTCATGGGCATGAAAGCCATGCATGGCAGCCGTAACGTACTCATCACAAGCAACCAGTTCATCAAAAACTGTCTTTGGGCCATCGGGCTCATGCCTGGAGCGGCCGCGAACGCCGAAAACAGCGACGGCGGCAGCATCATCGCCAACAACATCATCTCCGACTTCGGTCACGGTGATGCGCAGTGGATCTGGGGCAAGGAACGCTCTCCTTTCAAATTCGACAATGGCCAACAAGCTGACGATCCGCCACTCACCAGCGTTCTGGTGACTGGCAACATCATTCACAGCATCGGCCAGCCTCGCTACAAATACGCCGTCATCATCGCTGGCGGCCCTAGCGGCCCACAGGACATGCATTTCACGAGCAATCTCTTCCCCAAAGGCACCCAGGGCGTGGCCAATTCTGAACTGAAGCCGTGA
- a CDS encoding alginate export family protein — protein MKKILLFITAFNLSINLYSQTPAAPNPLSFADGRVVVGIEDQTRFEMRENNFDFNNSIHAATDDAWLLNRARVSLQLQPVSWLTFYVQGQDAREIGSKRADLPGVLGAEGDNSFDLRQLYIEIGDAKISPLSLKMGRQVLLYGDQRLIGPLEWSNLSRTFDAIKLRYTGKDGLWVDAFIASVVNIDRFGMDDSDKDSLLTGLYAHIPTYGIQDTEVYALYFDDTNRNDHFLTLGTHWKSIPGKLGPWDYETEFVLQTGKAGGRELRAFASYIEGGYTFQAPWKPRVGLEYSYGSGDGNAADNKQGAFQNLFPTNHPHYGYMDAFSWSNVHDVVLHLSAKPTPKFTTSLDYHLFWLATTADTWRRANAATAVRPLSPAASNFAGSELDLLLTYAAHANLSITFGYSHFFAGDYLSASGSSSDADFVYVMTNLKF, from the coding sequence ATGAAAAAGATCCTTCTATTCATCACCGCGTTTAATCTCTCAATAAATCTTTACTCGCAAACACCCGCTGCGCCGAATCCGCTCTCTTTTGCAGATGGTCGTGTTGTCGTCGGCATCGAGGACCAGACTCGTTTCGAAATGAGGGAGAACAACTTCGACTTCAACAACAGCATCCATGCCGCCACCGATGATGCATGGCTGCTCAATCGTGCCCGCGTCAGTCTCCAGCTTCAGCCGGTGAGCTGGCTCACCTTTTACGTGCAGGGCCAGGACGCTCGCGAGATCGGCAGCAAGCGTGCTGACCTCCCAGGTGTGCTCGGTGCCGAAGGCGATAATTCCTTCGATCTACGCCAGCTCTACATCGAGATCGGCGATGCCAAGATATCCCCGCTTTCACTCAAAATGGGGCGCCAAGTCTTGCTGTACGGCGACCAGCGCCTCATCGGCCCGCTGGAGTGGAGCAATCTCAGCCGCACCTTTGATGCCATCAAACTACGCTACACAGGCAAAGACGGCCTCTGGGTGGATGCCTTCATCGCCTCCGTGGTAAACATCGACCGCTTCGGCATGGATGATAGCGACAAAGACTCGCTACTCACCGGCCTCTATGCGCACATCCCCACATACGGGATTCAGGACACGGAGGTCTATGCTCTCTACTTCGACGACACCAATCGCAACGATCACTTCCTGACTCTCGGTACTCATTGGAAGTCTATCCCTGGCAAACTCGGTCCCTGGGACTATGAGACCGAGTTCGTCCTGCAAACGGGTAAAGCAGGCGGGCGGGAGTTGCGTGCTTTTGCCAGCTATATCGAAGGTGGCTACACATTTCAGGCACCCTGGAAGCCCCGCGTGGGCCTTGAATACAGTTATGGCAGTGGAGACGGCAACGCTGCGGACAACAAGCAAGGAGCCTTTCAAAACCTCTTTCCCACCAATCACCCACACTATGGCTACATGGACGCCTTTTCGTGGAGCAATGTGCATGACGTCGTCCTACATCTCAGTGCCAAGCCGACGCCCAAATTCACCACCAGCCTCGATTATCACCTTTTTTGGCTCGCTACGACTGCCGACACCTGGCGCAGAGCGAATGCCGCTACTGCCGTGCGGCCCCTCAGTCCCGCTGCTAGCAATTTCGCAGGCAGTGAGCTCGATCTGCTGCTCACCTACGCCGCTCATGCGAATCTCAGCATCACCTTTGGTTACTCACACTTCTTTGCGGGTGATTATCTCTCCGCATCCGGCAGCAGCAGTGATGCCGACTTTGTTTATGTAATGACGAATCTGAAGTTCTGA
- a CDS encoding SUMF1/EgtB/PvdO family nonheme iron enzyme, whose protein sequence is MRYTLSIMLLAASLLPAAENGPLPSKPLGMALIAGGSYKPLYAKEAKARNAEPFYIDIAQVTNAQFLEFVTNNPTWRRSQIQSTLADKNYLSHWRGDLDVGDEKALAAPVVNISWFAAKAFCEAQGKRLPTQDEWEFVARADATRLDASSDQVFLRQLLEWYSKPASGPLSAANEGVLNVHGVRGLHGAVWEWVHDFNSTMVVGDSRGDGSLERKLFCGAGSLLAADVSNYAAFMRYAFRSSLQGSYCVGSLGFRAAKSVTKNAPALATTAFRTAYDLLGTWRTQDDQPVTLASLRGKVRVLTMGFTRCKFACPRIFNDMQRIESALGAEANRVGFTFLSIDPENDTPTRMAAKMSELKLDAARWTFLASPAENVQQLAVALNFKFQLVEGFFAHSNLIAVLDAEGNVLHREESLGADIEPTVQAIRKLLTP, encoded by the coding sequence ATGCGCTACACACTCTCCATCATGCTGCTGGCGGCTAGTCTGCTGCCAGCAGCCGAAAACGGTCCTCTGCCATCCAAGCCGCTCGGCATGGCTCTGATCGCCGGCGGCAGCTACAAACCGCTCTACGCCAAAGAGGCAAAGGCACGCAATGCAGAGCCGTTTTACATCGACATCGCTCAAGTCACGAATGCGCAGTTTCTTGAATTCGTGACAAACAACCCCACTTGGCGTCGATCACAGATCCAAAGCACCCTTGCGGATAAAAACTACCTATCCCACTGGCGCGGGGATTTGGATGTAGGAGATGAAAAGGCTCTCGCAGCTCCTGTGGTGAATATCTCGTGGTTTGCTGCAAAGGCCTTTTGCGAGGCTCAAGGCAAACGCTTGCCCACGCAGGATGAGTGGGAGTTCGTCGCCCGTGCTGATGCTACGCGGCTGGATGCTAGCTCGGACCAGGTCTTTTTGCGCCAACTCCTCGAATGGTACTCCAAACCTGCGAGTGGGCCTCTGTCTGCTGCCAATGAAGGCGTGCTCAATGTGCACGGCGTGCGTGGTTTGCACGGTGCTGTATGGGAATGGGTGCATGATTTCAATTCCACCATGGTCGTCGGTGACTCACGCGGGGATGGCTCGCTGGAGAGAAAACTCTTCTGCGGTGCAGGCTCGCTACTTGCAGCGGATGTGAGCAATTACGCCGCCTTTATGCGCTATGCCTTCCGCAGCAGCCTCCAGGGTAGCTACTGCGTCGGCAGTCTCGGTTTCCGAGCTGCGAAGTCCGTGACAAAAAACGCGCCAGCACTCGCCACCACGGCTTTTCGCACAGCGTATGACCTGCTTGGCACTTGGCGCACACAGGATGACCAGCCTGTCACGCTGGCTAGTCTGCGGGGGAAGGTGCGTGTACTTACAATGGGCTTCACGCGCTGCAAATTCGCCTGCCCACGCATTTTCAATGACATGCAGCGCATTGAGTCCGCACTCGGCGCTGAGGCGAACCGCGTGGGATTCACCTTTCTCTCCATTGACCCCGAGAACGACACTCCCACACGCATGGCCGCCAAAATGAGCGAGCTGAAACTGGATGCAGCACGCTGGACCTTCCTCGCATCACCAGCAGAAAATGTACAGCAGCTAGCTGTGGCGCTGAATTTCAAGTTTCAACTCGTCGAGGGCTTCTTCGCTCACTCCAATCTCATCGCTGTGCTCGATGCAGAAGGAAACGTCCTCCACCGCGAGGAATCCCTCGGTGCCGACATCGAACCCACCGTGCAGGCCATTCGCAAACTACTCACCCCATGA
- the nirK gene encoding nitrite reductase, copper-containing, with protein MLEARQTTVEAAKVSAVSTTSGSDDASANPSKQQDKPVSGAEDAILTDAPNVPPPITRDHPTKVTIKLEVVEVVKRMSDGVDYTFWTFGGSVPGKFIRIRQNDEVEFHLMNRPDSKMPHNIDLHAVTGPGGGAASSFTTPGHVSVFSFKALNPGLYVYHCATAPVGMHVANGMYGLILVEPIGGLPKVDKEFYVMQSEFYTKGPYGEAGLQPFSMDKALTETPDYVVFNGSVGAMAGDKAVQAAVGEKVRLFVGNGGPNLTSSFHVIGEIFDNVYLEGGAKPAQHQVQTTMIPAGGSVIVDFGLEVPGTYILVDHSIFRAFNKGAVGMIKVSGPENKLVYSGKQDDRIYQLEGGAIQSIPQASSQQPPAANKEERIARGKLVYSAICMACHQAEGQGIPKAFPPLAKSDYLNADVKRAVGTVLHGLQGKVTVNGEVFESIMPQLGLNDEQVANALTYVYSQWGNNGTEVLPTMVKELRATAPAPAAPGH; from the coding sequence ATGCTAGAGGCTCGTCAGACTACGGTGGAGGCTGCAAAGGTCTCTGCTGTCTCCACTACGAGCGGTTCGGATGATGCATCGGCCAACCCATCGAAGCAGCAGGACAAACCAGTCTCAGGCGCGGAGGATGCCATCCTCACAGATGCGCCGAACGTGCCTCCACCCATTACGCGAGACCATCCGACGAAGGTTACGATCAAGCTTGAGGTCGTTGAGGTCGTGAAGCGCATGTCTGATGGTGTTGATTACACCTTTTGGACTTTTGGGGGCAGTGTTCCGGGGAAATTTATCCGCATCCGCCAAAATGATGAAGTGGAGTTTCACCTCATGAATCGTCCCGACAGTAAAATGCCGCACAATATCGACCTACACGCTGTGACTGGCCCTGGTGGTGGTGCCGCTTCCTCCTTTACCACGCCTGGGCATGTGTCTGTTTTTTCATTTAAGGCGCTAAATCCAGGACTCTATGTCTATCACTGTGCCACGGCACCCGTGGGTATGCATGTCGCTAATGGTATGTACGGTCTCATTCTCGTTGAGCCCATCGGCGGACTACCAAAGGTGGACAAAGAATTCTATGTCATGCAGTCTGAGTTTTATACGAAAGGACCGTATGGCGAGGCTGGACTGCAACCCTTCAGTATGGACAAGGCACTCACAGAGACGCCTGACTATGTCGTCTTTAATGGTAGCGTGGGAGCGATGGCAGGTGATAAAGCTGTGCAGGCAGCGGTGGGCGAAAAAGTGCGCCTTTTTGTCGGCAATGGAGGGCCAAATTTGACCTCATCATTCCACGTCATCGGCGAGATTTTTGACAATGTGTATCTCGAAGGCGGCGCGAAACCTGCGCAACATCAGGTGCAGACCACGATGATTCCCGCCGGGGGCAGTGTCATTGTTGATTTCGGTTTGGAGGTGCCAGGCACCTACATCCTCGTTGACCACTCGATCTTCCGTGCCTTCAACAAAGGTGCTGTGGGCATGATCAAGGTCAGTGGACCGGAGAACAAGCTGGTCTATTCTGGCAAGCAGGATGATCGCATCTATCAGCTCGAAGGCGGAGCCATTCAGTCCATCCCGCAGGCATCCTCGCAACAGCCACCTGCTGCCAACAAAGAGGAGCGAATCGCACGCGGCAAGCTCGTGTACTCTGCCATCTGCATGGCCTGCCATCAGGCAGAGGGGCAAGGCATTCCAAAGGCCTTCCCACCGCTAGCGAAGTCTGACTACCTCAACGCCGATGTGAAACGTGCCGTGGGCACCGTGCTCCATGGTCTACAAGGAAAAGTCACAGTCAATGGAGAGGTCTTTGAGAGCATCATGCCGCAGCTCGGTCTCAATGATGAACAAGTCGCCAATGCGCTGACCTATGTGTACAGTCAGTGGGGCAATAACGGTACCGAGGTGCTTCCAACGATGGTCAAAGAGCTTCGTGCCACGGCCCCTGCACCAGCCGCACCGGGGCATTGA
- a CDS encoding group III truncated hemoglobin: MTVSEPANNPDLLGRTEIELLVNTFYDRVRSDAVLGHIFDDVAQTNWQTHLPKMYAFWETVMFRSGGFTGNPLVAHARLVPLTDMGRDKFDHWLVLFRSTVDDLFAGENADHIKRCAEDMANVIHSRINSIPDARFDPANLTPEQRERYARYKSQPQTDTP; encoded by the coding sequence ATGACCGTTTCTGAACCCGCAAATAATCCCGACCTACTAGGTCGAACCGAGATAGAATTGCTCGTCAATACCTTCTACGACCGAGTCAGGTCGGATGCCGTGTTGGGACACATCTTCGATGATGTGGCGCAGACGAATTGGCAGACGCATTTACCGAAGATGTACGCCTTTTGGGAGACTGTGATGTTCCGCAGTGGCGGATTCACGGGGAATCCACTCGTAGCGCATGCTCGGTTGGTGCCGCTCACGGACATGGGTCGGGATAAATTCGATCACTGGCTGGTGCTGTTTCGCAGCACGGTGGACGACCTCTTTGCTGGTGAAAATGCCGATCACATCAAGCGCTGCGCCGAGGACATGGCCAACGTGATCCACTCCCGCATCAACAGCATCCCCGATGCCCGCTTTGACCCAGCGAATCTCACGCCTGAGCAGCGTGAGCGCTACGCACGCTACAAATCCCAACCACAGACAGATACTCCATGA
- a CDS encoding cytochrome c oxidase subunit 3 — MKSTDPSLAEPWEPPGGLLVWLLVVVEIVTFGAGIITFLAQGRDLAAEYAAGRALLNQQMAFANTLLLLTGGWCMANGIHDLRSGNSRIALRWVMAAITTGLLFTVLKGVEYADKVQHGIGFGRDVFFTFYYALTGFHLVHVLVAVVLLAFMARGIHKGHYHRENHLDVESSGIFWHMCDLIWLLVYPIIYLL; from the coding sequence ATGAAATCCACCGACCCATCACTTGCTGAACCATGGGAGCCACCCGGCGGCTTACTGGTATGGCTACTAGTAGTCGTTGAGATCGTCACCTTCGGCGCAGGAATCATCACCTTCCTTGCACAGGGGCGTGATCTTGCTGCGGAGTATGCCGCAGGGCGTGCATTGCTGAACCAGCAGATGGCTTTCGCCAACACGCTGCTGCTTTTGACGGGCGGCTGGTGCATGGCCAATGGCATCCATGATTTACGCAGTGGAAACTCACGAATCGCCCTCCGCTGGGTTATGGCTGCCATCACCACGGGTCTGCTGTTCACGGTTCTCAAAGGCGTCGAGTATGCGGACAAAGTGCAACACGGCATCGGTTTCGGTAGGGATGTATTTTTCACGTTTTATTATGCCCTGACTGGTTTTCATCTGGTGCATGTACTGGTAGCCGTGGTGCTGCTAGCCTTCATGGCACGGGGCATTCATAAAGGTCACTATCACCGGGAGAATCACTTGGATGTCGAGAGCAGCGGCATCTTCTGGCACATGTGTGATCTCATCTGGCTGCTGGTCTATCCCATTATCTATCTGTTATGA
- a CDS encoding cytochrome C oxidase subunit IV family protein: MTRANTLIWVTLMLLTALSYFLGEKSTASGFILLLAGVKFTLVAWQFMDLRHAYMRWSVGLVSLLVLVLGIAAFLI; this comes from the coding sequence ATGACTCGAGCCAACACACTCATCTGGGTTACACTCATGTTGCTGACGGCCCTGAGCTATTTTCTGGGGGAAAAAAGCACCGCTAGCGGCTTCATTCTGTTGCTCGCTGGCGTGAAGTTCACGCTTGTCGCGTGGCAATTCATGGATCTGCGTCACGCCTATATGCGCTGGAGCGTGGGGCTCGTATCGCTGCTAGTTCTCGTGCTAGGAATCGCCGCATTTCTGATCTGA
- a CDS encoding VWA domain-containing protein yields the protein MFEWEENLFLGLKALHRRLFITPAERKAATVRVSLAPLRQQLFLLANMIAERPVNLFETPNAVLCDHERVFLPSEFSCADTLEANAALFQLKTLLAAFAMKNRLFEPQALLAEMPTLQARIDELRPSLGEADFWQIIGQPDFSHAPAAEVKKSLLGDQPTAQQPENVTEIEGRGQTNVTVLEGDEDQPVEAEMPIHTFEKAETLEEYTGLNRKTDDEDELEEHAEALRSVDMKHVVRTRERPRSIYRSDIVMDGLSLEIGTTAPAGGIPYPEWDYRKQRHLPAWCHVQPELLTEADPAWAQATATRHRSVILDLRKKLAALATQTQRAKRQPHGPELDIDAVIAAQVARHSGHAADERIYIQRQRRLHDVAALILMDQSFSTDAWIDDARVLDTIRETLFCVAEVMEEFIETFAVAGFSSNTRRQCGFHLVKDFSDPWHSSRARLGKLEAQGYTRIGPALRHAQELLMRQTASKKVIFLLTDGRPCDYDRYEGEHGIRDVRKAIETGTKHGIMTHAFAIEKRAREQFPRMFARQHYDIVPNPKALVASMCGAFARLKLAA from the coding sequence ATGTTTGAATGGGAAGAAAACCTCTTTCTCGGCCTCAAGGCTCTGCACCGCCGATTGTTCATCACACCGGCGGAGCGGAAGGCTGCAACCGTGCGGGTCTCGCTGGCACCACTCCGTCAGCAGCTCTTCCTGCTGGCGAATATGATCGCCGAGCGGCCTGTGAATTTGTTCGAGACACCAAATGCCGTGCTTTGCGACCATGAGCGCGTTTTTCTGCCATCGGAATTTTCCTGCGCAGACACGCTGGAGGCCAATGCGGCGCTGTTTCAGCTCAAAACACTCCTTGCTGCCTTTGCGATGAAAAATCGCCTTTTCGAGCCGCAGGCACTTTTAGCCGAAATGCCGACCTTGCAGGCCCGAATCGACGAATTGCGGCCATCACTTGGAGAAGCGGACTTTTGGCAGATCATCGGCCAACCGGACTTCAGTCACGCACCGGCTGCGGAAGTCAAAAAAAGCCTCCTCGGTGATCAACCCACCGCGCAGCAGCCAGAAAACGTCACCGAGATCGAAGGACGCGGCCAAACGAATGTCACCGTGCTCGAAGGCGACGAAGACCAGCCCGTCGAGGCCGAGATGCCGATCCACACCTTTGAAAAAGCCGAGACGCTGGAAGAATACACAGGGCTCAATCGCAAAACCGACGATGAAGACGAGCTCGAAGAGCACGCCGAAGCCCTACGCTCGGTGGACATGAAGCACGTCGTGCGCACGCGTGAGCGACCGCGCTCCATCTATCGTAGTGACATCGTCATGGATGGCCTGTCATTGGAAATCGGCACCACCGCACCCGCAGGCGGCATCCCGTATCCTGAGTGGGATTATCGCAAGCAGCGCCACCTGCCCGCCTGGTGTCATGTGCAGCCAGAGTTGCTCACTGAGGCTGATCCCGCCTGGGCACAGGCCACCGCCACGCGGCACCGATCTGTCATCCTGGATCTGCGCAAAAAACTCGCTGCGCTGGCCACGCAGACGCAACGCGCGAAACGCCAGCCCCATGGACCGGAGCTAGACATCGACGCCGTCATCGCCGCGCAAGTCGCCCGACACAGTGGCCATGCAGCGGATGAGCGCATTTACATCCAGCGTCAGCGCCGCCTTCATGACGTCGCCGCACTCATTCTCATGGATCAGAGCTTTTCCACCGATGCCTGGATCGACGATGCCCGCGTTCTCGATACCATCCGTGAGACACTCTTTTGCGTGGCTGAGGTGATGGAGGAGTTCATCGAAACCTTTGCTGTGGCAGGCTTCAGCAGCAACACACGCCGCCAGTGCGGCTTTCATTTGGTCAAAGATTTCTCCGATCCATGGCACAGCTCCCGCGCACGACTAGGCAAGCTGGAAGCGCAGGGCTACACCCGCATCGGCCCCGCACTGCGTCACGCGCAGGAGCTGCTCATGCGCCAGACCGCGTCCAAAAAAGTCATCTTCCTGCTCACTGATGGCCGCCCATGCGACTACGACCGCTATGAAGGTGAACACGGCATCCGTGACGTGCGCAAAGCTATCGAAACCGGCACCAAGCACGGCATCATGACCCACGCCTTCGCCATTGAAAAACGTGCCCGTGAGCAATTTCCCCGCATGTTTGCCCGTCAGCATTATGACATCGTTCCGAACCCCAAAGCACTCGTGGCCAGCATGTGTGGTGCCTTCGCCCGGCTCAAACTGGCCGCGTGA
- a CDS encoding CbbQ/NirQ/NorQ/GpvN family protein, producing MSTGSVFYLETGREAELFSKSWAAKLPLMLKGPTGCGKTRFVEYMAAKLSRPLITVSCNEDTTATDLLGRHLLIGGETRWTDGPVTRAVREGAILYLDEVAEARADAIVVIHSLTDHRRELFLDRTGETLHAPPEFMLVISYNPGYQRSMRELKPSTRQRFIGLGFGYPTEDTEIKILTGETGIDDKQARSLVSIAKKVRSLTELSLLESVSTRLLVDAAKLIRAGLPPRYAATVAIAEPLTDDPDALAAITQVIELTL from the coding sequence GTGAGTACTGGTTCTGTTTTTTACCTCGAAACCGGTCGCGAGGCCGAACTCTTCAGCAAATCATGGGCGGCCAAATTGCCGCTCATGCTCAAAGGCCCCACCGGCTGCGGCAAGACGCGGTTTGTCGAGTACATGGCTGCCAAACTCAGCCGCCCACTCATCACCGTCTCCTGCAACGAGGACACCACGGCCACTGACTTACTCGGACGCCACCTGCTCATCGGCGGGGAAACACGCTGGACAGACGGTCCCGTGACCCGCGCCGTGCGGGAAGGGGCCATCCTCTATCTCGATGAGGTCGCAGAAGCCCGCGCAGATGCCATCGTCGTCATTCATTCCCTCACCGATCATCGCCGCGAGCTGTTTCTCGACCGCACCGGCGAAACCCTGCACGCACCGCCGGAGTTCATGCTCGTCATCAGCTACAATCCCGGCTACCAGCGCAGCATGCGGGAGCTGAAACCCTCCACCCGTCAGCGCTTCATCGGACTCGGCTTCGGCTACCCCACGGAGGACACCGAGATAAAAATCCTCACTGGCGAAACCGGCATCGACGACAAACAAGCCCGTTCCCTCGTCAGCATCGCGAAAAAAGTTCGCTCTCTCACCGAGCTCTCGCTGCTGGAGAGTGTCTCCACCCGCCTGCTCGTCGATGCGGCGAAGCTCATTCGTGCAGGACTTCCGCCGCGCTACGCCGCCACTGTCGCCATCGCCGAGCCGCTCACAGATGACCCTGACGCACTCGCTGCGATCACGCAGGTGATAGAATTGACGCTATGA
- a CDS encoding cbb3-type cytochrome c oxidase subunit I: MKFQSQKIAYWFFASAMALLVLQIVYGFIMGFARIGMDGLHEFIPFNTARAVHTNLLVVWLLLGFMGSAYFIIPEEADRELMWPKLAWVQLISFLVVGVAAIIGYHLNYWEGRKFLEIPRPLDYLVVVNVLAFIANIGLTIWNGKRYTTTAIVLFFGLFTAALLYLPGMIDFDNQTLDSFYRWWVVHLWVEGVWELIMGALLCYLLIKLTGVDREVVEKWLYIIVGFTFLSGILGTGHHYYYIGAPKYWLMVGGIFSALEPLAFLGMAIYALAMAKKGGRRHPNKTALNWTLGSAIMSFVGAGFLGFAHTLPQVNMYTHGTLVTAMHGHMAFWGAYAMINLAMIAYAMPILTGRKLWDNAASSYGFWLSNIGMTAMTGAFAVAGITQVNLERRMGMDFLAVQKEIEIHFVGLILAACLFFLGICFYLYNFCRFGLPSAEAMQSDVRAIEDQPTVS, encoded by the coding sequence ATGAAATTCCAATCCCAAAAGATCGCCTACTGGTTCTTTGCCTCCGCGATGGCGCTGCTCGTGCTCCAGATCGTCTATGGCTTCATCATGGGCTTTGCCCGCATCGGCATGGACGGGCTGCATGAGTTCATCCCCTTCAACACGGCTCGTGCTGTGCACACCAATCTGCTCGTCGTCTGGCTACTGCTCGGCTTCATGGGTAGCGCCTACTTCATCATCCCAGAGGAGGCAGACCGCGAACTCATGTGGCCGAAGCTCGCCTGGGTGCAGCTCATCTCCTTCCTCGTCGTCGGCGTGGCCGCCATTATCGGCTACCACCTGAATTACTGGGAAGGTCGCAAGTTCCTCGAAATCCCGCGACCGCTCGACTACCTCGTCGTGGTCAATGTGCTCGCTTTCATCGCGAACATCGGATTGACCATCTGGAATGGGAAGCGCTATACCACCACGGCCATCGTGCTCTTCTTTGGCCTCTTCACCGCCGCGCTGCTCTATCTGCCAGGAATGATCGACTTTGATAATCAGACGCTCGACTCCTTCTACCGCTGGTGGGTCGTGCATCTCTGGGTAGAGGGCGTGTGGGAGCTCATCATGGGTGCTCTACTCTGCTACCTGCTCATCAAGCTCACCGGTGTGGACCGCGAGGTCGTGGAAAAATGGCTCTACATCATCGTCGGCTTCACCTTCCTCTCCGGCATCCTCGGCACCGGACACCACTACTACTACATCGGAGCACCGAAGTACTGGCTCATGGTCGGCGGCATCTTCTCCGCGCTGGAGCCGCTTGCCTTCCTCGGCATGGCTATCTACGCTCTCGCCATGGCGAAGAAAGGCGGTCGCCGCCATCCGAACAAGACCGCGCTGAACTGGACTCTCGGTAGCGCCATCATGTCCTTCGTCGGTGCGGGCTTCCTCGGCTTCGCGCACACGCTGCCTCAGGTAAATATGTACACGCACGGCACACTCGTCACCGCCATGCACGGTCACATGGCCTTCTGGGGAGCCTACGCCATGATCAATCTCGCCATGATCGCCTATGCCATGCCCATCCTCACTGGACGCAAGCTCTGGGATAATGCCGCTTCCAGCTACGGCTTCTGGCTCAGTAATATCGGCATGACGGCCATGACGGGTGCCTTCGCCGTCGCTGGTATCACGCAGGTGAATCTGGAGCGCCGCATGGGCATGGATTTCCTCGCCGTGCAAAAGGAGATCGAGATCCACTTCGTCGGCCTCATCCTCGCAGCCTGCCTCTTCTTCCTCGGCATCTGCTTCTACCTCTACAACTTCTGCCGCTTCGGTCTGCCATCCGCTGAGGCCATGCAGTCGGATGTTCGTGCCATTGAAGATCAGCCCACTGTCTCGTGA